A DNA window from Brenneria izadpanahii contains the following coding sequences:
- a CDS encoding YhbP family protein, producing MDTENTLLAISRYLKKLHVLTLCVGENSDLWCASCFYTYDEQQVAFYLMTELHTRHGELMSRQPLVAGTVSGQPKSVMLIKGVQFRALAELLEGEEEQRARALYNRRFPIAKAAHAPIWRLQLTELKMTDNTLGFGKKHHWQR from the coding sequence GTGGATACAGAGAATACGCTTCTGGCCATCTCCCGTTATTTGAAAAAGCTGCATGTGCTGACGTTATGCGTGGGTGAAAATTCGGATTTATGGTGTGCGAGTTGCTTCTACACTTATGACGAACAGCAGGTCGCATTTTATCTGATGACGGAGCTACATACGCGTCACGGCGAGCTAATGTCCCGGCAGCCGTTGGTAGCCGGGACGGTAAGCGGTCAGCCGAAAAGCGTCATGTTGATTAAAGGCGTACAGTTTCGTGCGCTGGCCGAACTATTGGAGGGAGAAGAAGAGCAACGGGCGAGGGCGCTTTACAATCGGCGTTTCCCGATCGCCAAAGCGGCACATGCACCGATCTGGCGCTTGCAATTGACGGAATTGAAGATGACGGACAATACGCTGGGATTTGGCAAAAAGCATCACTGGCAGCGTTAA
- a CDS encoding NAD(P)H-binding protein, with product MSRILLLGATGLVGNALLRLLKANNRVETIYAPTREPLAPSENVVNPHDPDLLVALSQVTDPIDIAFCCLGSTIKAAGSKQAFRHVDYTLVVDGAKAALALGAKHFLVVSALGASTNSLFFYSRVKGETEKVLREQGWQHLTLARPSILLGKRKVRRPLESLTAPLFRILPAKWQAIEGKTVAQALLNQAFSPEPKARVTVLESKQLRALGKQNSFL from the coding sequence ATGAGCCGGATATTGCTATTGGGTGCGACAGGTCTGGTTGGGAATGCGTTGTTAAGGCTATTAAAGGCCAACAACCGGGTGGAAACGATTTATGCGCCGACCCGAGAGCCGCTGGCCCCGTCAGAAAACGTGGTTAATCCACATGATCCAGATCTTTTAGTGGCGCTTTCCCAAGTTACGGATCCGATCGATATCGCATTTTGCTGTTTGGGATCGACGATCAAGGCTGCCGGCAGTAAGCAGGCGTTCAGACACGTGGACTACACGCTGGTGGTGGATGGCGCGAAAGCGGCTTTAGCGCTGGGCGCGAAACATTTTCTGGTGGTTAGCGCGCTCGGCGCCAGTACGAATTCGCTTTTCTTTTACTCACGGGTGAAGGGCGAAACCGAGAAGGTTTTACGCGAGCAGGGGTGGCAGCATCTGACATTGGCCCGGCCTTCAATCCTGTTGGGAAAAAGAAAGGTCCGCCGTCCCCTGGAAAGTCTGACTGCGCCGTTATTTCGTATTCTCCCGGCAAAATGGCAGGCTATCGAAGGGAAAACGGTGGCTCAGGCATTATTGAATCAGGCCTTTTCTCCCGAGCCCAAAGCAAGAGTGACGGTTTTGGAATCAAAGCAGCTACGTGCGCTGGGCAAGCAGAATTCATTCCTGTAG
- a CDS encoding YgiQ family radical SAM protein has translation MPISLIQPERELFSYPRYWAECYGTAPFFPMSREEMDQLGWDSCDVIIVTGDAYVDHPSFGMAIVGRMLEAQGFRVGIISQPDWTSKDDFLRLGKPNLYFGVTAGNMDSMINRYTADRKLRHDDAYTPGNIAGKRPDRATLAYTQRCKEAYNDVPVILGGIEASLRRIAHYDYWSDTVRRSVLVDSKADMLVYGNGERPLAEVTHRLAAGEAISDIQDVRNTAVMRKTALPGWTGVDSTRLDKPGRIEPILNPYGEDLPCSEGESPAPDAARPISVRAPKPKPWEKTYVLLPSFEKVKADKVMYAHASRILHHETNPGCARALMQKHGDRYVWINPPAIPLSTEEMDAVFALPFQRVPHPSYGKAVIPAYDMIRFSINIMRGCYGGCSFCSITEHEGRIIQSRSEASIVKEIEEIRDHVPGFTGVISDLGGPTANMYMLRCQSPRAEQSCRRASCVYPEICPHMDTNHEPTIKLYRRARSLKGIKKILIASGVRYDLAVKDPRYIKELAEHHVGGYLKIAPEHTESGPLSKMMKPGMGSYHRFKTLFDSYSKQAGKQQYLIPYFISAHPGTRDEDMVNLALWLKENRFRLDQVQNFYPSPLANATTMYYSGKNPLGKVGYKSEDVVVPRGERQRRLHKALLRYHDPANWPLLREALTAMGMKRLIGNRPGCLIPAEAPGERAASRGRASSRPALTRFTSPAIVRQSSDKSEKKQTSGNSPMAKGIKSGKHAGQPSSVNRNKKTSGAFFKADPQRPGGGRAGKARHKKPA, from the coding sequence ATGCCAATCAGTCTGATCCAACCCGAACGCGAGCTATTCTCCTACCCACGATATTGGGCCGAGTGTTACGGCACCGCGCCGTTTTTTCCGATGTCGCGCGAAGAGATGGATCAGTTGGGCTGGGATAGCTGTGATGTCATCATCGTTACCGGCGATGCGTATGTGGATCATCCGAGTTTCGGCATGGCGATTGTCGGACGAATGCTGGAGGCGCAAGGGTTTCGCGTCGGCATCATTTCTCAGCCCGACTGGACGTCGAAAGACGATTTTCTGCGGCTTGGCAAGCCTAATCTGTATTTTGGCGTCACGGCGGGAAATATGGACTCGATGATAAATCGTTACACGGCGGATCGAAAACTACGTCATGACGATGCCTATACGCCCGGCAATATTGCCGGGAAAAGGCCGGATCGGGCCACGCTGGCGTATACCCAGCGCTGCAAGGAAGCCTATAACGACGTCCCGGTGATTCTGGGGGGCATCGAGGCCAGCCTGCGGCGTATCGCGCACTATGATTACTGGTCTGATACCGTGCGGCGTTCGGTGTTGGTGGATTCCAAGGCGGATATGCTGGTCTATGGCAATGGCGAACGTCCGCTGGCGGAGGTTACGCACCGGTTGGCGGCGGGTGAAGCGATTAGCGATATTCAGGATGTGCGCAATACCGCGGTGATGCGGAAAACGGCGCTGCCCGGCTGGACGGGCGTGGACTCGACCCGGCTCGATAAGCCCGGCCGCATTGAGCCGATCTTGAACCCTTATGGCGAAGATTTACCTTGTTCGGAAGGGGAGAGCCCGGCGCCGGATGCGGCTCGGCCGATCAGCGTGCGGGCGCCGAAACCCAAGCCGTGGGAGAAAACCTATGTGCTTCTGCCCTCATTTGAAAAGGTGAAAGCCGATAAGGTGATGTACGCCCATGCGTCGCGGATATTGCATCACGAAACCAACCCCGGCTGCGCCAGAGCATTGATGCAAAAACATGGCGATCGCTATGTCTGGATCAATCCTCCGGCCATCCCGCTTTCCACTGAGGAAATGGATGCCGTGTTTGCGCTGCCGTTTCAGCGCGTCCCTCATCCTTCCTACGGTAAGGCGGTCATTCCCGCTTACGATATGATCCGTTTTTCGATCAATATCATGCGCGGATGTTATGGCGGCTGTTCTTTCTGTTCGATCACCGAGCATGAAGGACGGATCATTCAGAGCCGCTCGGAAGCGTCGATCGTCAAAGAGATCGAAGAGATTCGTGACCATGTGCCCGGATTTACCGGCGTTATCTCCGATCTGGGCGGACCGACGGCGAATATGTACATGCTGCGCTGCCAATCGCCGCGCGCCGAGCAGAGCTGTCGGCGGGCGTCCTGCGTTTATCCTGAGATCTGTCCGCATATGGATACCAACCATGAGCCGACGATCAAACTTTACCGGCGCGCCCGCAGTCTGAAAGGCATCAAAAAAATCCTCATCGCTTCCGGCGTTCGTTACGATCTGGCCGTCAAAGATCCGCGCTATATCAAAGAGCTGGCCGAGCATCATGTGGGCGGATATCTCAAGATCGCGCCGGAGCATACTGAGAGCGGGCCGCTGTCAAAAATGATGAAGCCCGGAATGGGAAGCTATCACCGTTTCAAAACGCTTTTTGACAGTTATTCAAAGCAGGCGGGAAAACAGCAATATTTGATTCCCTATTTTATTTCGGCGCATCCGGGAACCCGGGATGAAGATATGGTCAATCTGGCGTTATGGCTGAAAGAGAACCGTTTCAGACTGGATCAGGTGCAAAACTTCTATCCTTCCCCGCTGGCGAATGCGACCACCATGTATTACAGCGGCAAGAATCCGCTCGGCAAAGTGGGCTACAAAAGCGAGGATGTCGTCGTGCCGCGGGGTGAACGGCAGCGCCGCCTGCATAAGGCGCTGCTTCGTTACCACGATCCGGCGAACTGGCCGCTGCTGCGCGAAGCGTTGACCGCGATGGGAATGAAACGCCTGATTGGCAACCGGCCCGGCTGCCTGATCCCGGCGGAGGCGCCGGGGGAACGCGCCGCCTCGCGGGGACGCGCGTCCAGCCGTCCGGCGTTGACCCGTTTTACCTCGCCGGCCATCGTCCGCCAGTCATCCGATAAATCCGAAAAAAAACAGACGTCGGGAAATTCTCCTATGGCTAAAGGCATCAAGAGCGGTAAACATGCTGGTCAGCCGTCATCGGTTAATCGGAATAAAAAGACGTCGGGCGCGTTTTTTAAAGCCGATCCGCAGCGGCCCGGAGGGGGGCGGGCAGGGAAAGCCCGCCATAAAAAACCGGCTTAA
- a CDS encoding aminoimidazole riboside kinase translates to MAHKIWVMGDAVVDLIPEDAERYLKCPGGAPANVAVGIARLGGQSAFIGRVGDDVFGHFLRDVLAREQVDTHRMIGDSEHRTSTVVVSLDHQGERSFTFMVRPSADLFIQPSDLPQFKQGEWLHLCSIALSQEPSRSTAFEAMRRIKAVNGWVSFDPNIREDLWSSEQTLKQCLNQALELADVVKLSREELAFLSTTDDVEQGVEQLMQRYPIKLLLVTMGSEGVWLHDRQQRRHFQAPYVTPVDTTGAGDAFVAGLLQGLAEYDDLSQPTSWDNVIEQAQLCGALATTAKGAMTALPLAQQLHSTSLARP, encoded by the coding sequence ATGGCACACAAAATTTGGGTGATGGGTGACGCCGTGGTTGATCTCATTCCAGAAGACGCAGAACGTTATCTCAAATGCCCGGGAGGCGCGCCTGCGAATGTGGCGGTGGGTATTGCCAGATTAGGAGGCCAAAGCGCCTTTATCGGCCGGGTAGGCGATGACGTCTTCGGTCATTTTCTGCGCGACGTGCTGGCTCGGGAACAGGTCGATACGCATCGCATGATCGGAGACAGCGAGCATCGGACTTCCACCGTGGTGGTCAGCCTGGACCATCAGGGCGAACGTTCATTTACCTTTATGGTTCGCCCCAGTGCCGATCTGTTTATACAACCGAGTGATCTGCCCCAGTTCAAACAGGGCGAATGGCTGCACCTCTGTTCCATTGCCTTATCCCAGGAGCCCTCGCGCAGCACGGCCTTCGAAGCGATGCGGCGTATAAAAGCCGTAAACGGATGGGTTAGCTTCGATCCCAATATCCGTGAGGATCTCTGGTCCAGCGAACAAACCTTGAAACAGTGCCTGAACCAGGCTCTGGAACTGGCGGACGTGGTTAAATTATCGCGTGAAGAGTTGGCTTTTCTCAGCACAACCGACGATGTGGAACAAGGGGTCGAGCAGCTTATGCAACGCTACCCGATTAAACTGCTGTTGGTCACCATGGGCAGTGAAGGCGTTTGGCTGCACGACCGTCAGCAGCGGCGACACTTTCAGGCGCCTTATGTAACGCCGGTGGATACCACTGGTGCTGGCGACGCTTTTGTCGCCGGGTTATTGCAGGGATTGGCCGAATATGACGACTTATCGCAGCCGACTTCATGGGATAATGTGATCGAACAGGCGCAGCTTTGCGGCGCGCTGGCAACGACGGCGAAAGGCGCGATGACGGCCCTGCCTCTTGCGCAACAACTCCATTCAACCTCTCTGGCCAGACCCTAG
- a CDS encoding carbohydrate porin, with product MKPNRLAIAIGLLLSCPLYASAASTDSIEARLNALEQRLQQAEQRAQIAEARAEAAEKQTQRLEARTAQTEQKAQQVEQRTTELANQKSFADGFEFHGYARSGLSINDSATSSKTDIGPGMSPAGSTGGHIGRLGNEDDTYVELKLEHKQKLDNGATTRFKVMMADGQRSYNDWTASSSDLNVREAFVELGSLPTFTGALKDTTLWAGKRFDRDNFDIHWLDSDVVFLAGTGGGIYDVKWTDGFKSNFSLYGRSLGEITALDNDIKNYIFTANNFAGPFQFMLSGLKAKNNDVDEARASDIARAGTDNNYSTWISNPNAGDKGFHAMAAWHGDSFYGLREGSAKVAVLYGHGLGAEVKNVGSDGNLSNEANTWRLATYGTTPLSKNWSFAPAILAQSSKDRYVNGDSYEWVTFNARLIQEITENFALAYEGSYQYMDLDPSGYSDLNKVSGGFYKLTFAPTFKTGDIANFFSRPELRLFASYMNWDKRLDNYSSSDTFGSTGFTAGGEWNFGVQMETWF from the coding sequence ATGAAACCAAACCGACTCGCTATAGCAATTGGATTGTTACTCTCATGCCCGCTCTATGCTTCCGCCGCCAGTACAGACAGCATTGAAGCCCGTCTGAATGCGCTGGAGCAAAGACTGCAACAGGCTGAACAGCGCGCACAGATAGCTGAAGCCAGAGCAGAAGCCGCCGAAAAACAGACTCAGCGACTGGAGGCCCGCACCGCGCAAACCGAACAAAAGGCTCAGCAGGTTGAGCAACGCACCACCGAACTGGCCAACCAGAAATCGTTCGCCGACGGTTTCGAATTTCACGGTTACGCCCGTTCCGGGTTATCCATCAATGATTCGGCTACCAGTTCCAAAACCGATATCGGCCCTGGGATGTCGCCGGCGGGTAGCACAGGCGGGCATATCGGCCGCTTAGGCAACGAAGATGACACCTATGTTGAACTGAAACTGGAACACAAACAGAAGCTGGACAACGGCGCGACCACCCGCTTCAAGGTGATGATGGCCGACGGCCAGCGCAGTTATAACGACTGGACCGCCAGCAGCAGCGACCTTAACGTACGTGAAGCCTTCGTCGAACTGGGCTCGCTGCCGACTTTCACCGGCGCGTTGAAAGACACCACGCTGTGGGCGGGCAAACGCTTTGACCGCGATAACTTTGATATCCACTGGCTGGATAGCGACGTGGTATTCCTGGCCGGTACCGGCGGCGGTATTTATGACGTGAAGTGGACGGACGGCTTCAAAAGCAACTTCTCCCTTTACGGACGCAGCCTGGGCGAAATCACCGCGCTGGATAACGACATCAAAAACTATATCTTCACCGCCAACAACTTTGCCGGTCCGTTCCAGTTTATGCTGAGCGGGTTAAAAGCGAAAAACAATGATGTTGATGAGGCGAGAGCCAGTGACATAGCAAGAGCGGGAACCGATAACAATTATTCCACCTGGATCAGTAACCCCAACGCCGGCGATAAAGGCTTCCACGCCATGGCGGCCTGGCATGGCGATAGCTTCTACGGGCTACGTGAAGGCAGCGCGAAGGTCGCCGTGCTCTATGGTCACGGCCTGGGCGCAGAGGTTAAAAACGTCGGTTCCGACGGCAACCTGAGCAATGAGGCCAATACCTGGCGCCTGGCTACCTACGGCACCACGCCGCTGAGCAAAAACTGGAGCTTTGCGCCGGCAATTCTGGCTCAAAGCAGCAAGGATCGTTACGTTAACGGCGACAGCTATGAATGGGTAACCTTCAATGCTCGGCTGATTCAGGAAATCACCGAAAACTTCGCTCTGGCCTATGAAGGCAGCTATCAATATATGGATCTCGATCCAAGTGGTTACAGCGATCTGAATAAAGTCAGCGGCGGATTTTATAAGCTGACCTTCGCGCCTACCTTTAAAACCGGCGATATCGCTAATTTCTTCAGCCGTCCGGAACTGCGTCTATTCGCCAGCTACATGAACTGGGACAAACGGCTGGATAACTACTCAAGCAGCGACACCTTTGGCTCTACCGGTTTCACCGCCGGCGGAGAATGGAACTTCGGCGTCCAGATGGAAACCTGGTTCTAA
- a CDS encoding sucrose-specific PTS transporter subunit IIBC: MDINATAKALIPLLGGKGNIASAAHCATRLRLVLNDDSLADKKAIENVEGVKGCFHNAGQIQIIFGTGLVNKVYAEFIKVAGVSESSKSEAATLAAQKLNPLQRLARLLSNIFVPIIPAIVASGLLMGLLGLIKTYGWANADSAIFIMLDMFSSAAFIILPILIGFTAAREFGGNPYLGATLGGILTHPALTNAWGVAGGFQTMNLFGLDIAMVGYQGTVFPVLLAVWFMSLVEKRLRKVVPDALDIIITPFLTVVISGFIALVIIGPAGRMLGDGISFVLSTLITHAGWLAGLLFGGLYSAIVITGVHHSFHAIEAGLLGNPNIGVNFLLPIWAMANVAQGGACLAVYFKTKDAKIKAIVVPSSFSALLGITEAAIFGINLRFVKPFLAALAGGALGGAWVVFNHVNMTAVGLTGIPGLAIVQAGSMLSYLIGMVIAFGAAFTISLLLKYKTDSE, encoded by the coding sequence ATGGACATTAACGCCACAGCGAAAGCACTGATCCCCCTGTTGGGCGGGAAAGGGAATATCGCCAGCGCCGCCCACTGCGCCACCCGTTTGCGTCTGGTGCTTAACGACGATAGCCTGGCCGATAAAAAAGCAATTGAAAATGTCGAAGGAGTCAAAGGCTGCTTTCACAATGCAGGCCAGATCCAGATAATTTTCGGTACCGGGCTGGTGAACAAGGTTTACGCCGAATTTATCAAAGTCGCCGGAGTCAGCGAATCCAGCAAGTCTGAAGCCGCCACGCTGGCCGCACAGAAGCTAAACCCGCTGCAACGTCTAGCCCGCCTGCTGTCAAACATCTTCGTTCCCATCATTCCGGCGATTGTGGCGTCCGGTCTGTTGATGGGGCTGCTCGGTTTGATCAAAACCTATGGCTGGGCCAACGCCGATAGCGCAATCTTCATTATGCTGGACATGTTCAGCTCCGCCGCCTTTATCATTCTGCCTATTCTTATCGGCTTCACCGCCGCGCGGGAATTTGGCGGCAATCCCTACCTTGGCGCGACGCTGGGCGGCATTCTCACCCACCCTGCGCTCACCAACGCCTGGGGGGTTGCCGGCGGCTTTCAGACCATGAATCTGTTCGGTCTGGACATCGCCATGGTGGGTTATCAGGGTACGGTATTCCCGGTGCTGCTGGCGGTCTGGTTTATGAGCCTGGTGGAAAAACGCCTGCGCAAAGTGGTGCCCGATGCGTTAGACATCATCATCACGCCATTCCTGACCGTGGTCATTTCCGGCTTTATCGCCTTAGTGATCATCGGCCCGGCCGGTCGTATGCTGGGCGACGGTATCTCTTTCGTACTGAGCACATTGATTACGCACGCAGGATGGCTGGCCGGGCTGCTGTTCGGCGGGCTCTATTCCGCGATTGTCATCACCGGCGTTCACCATAGCTTTCACGCCATCGAGGCAGGCCTATTGGGGAACCCGAACATCGGCGTCAATTTCCTGCTGCCCATATGGGCAATGGCCAACGTCGCTCAGGGCGGCGCCTGCCTGGCGGTTTATTTCAAAACCAAAGATGCGAAGATTAAAGCCATCGTCGTCCCTTCATCATTCTCCGCTCTGCTGGGCATCACCGAAGCGGCTATCTTTGGTATCAACCTGCGTTTTGTAAAACCGTTCCTGGCGGCGCTGGCGGGCGGGGCGTTAGGCGGCGCTTGGGTGGTATTCAACCACGTCAATATGACCGCGGTAGGCTTAACCGGTATTCCGGGGCTGGCGATCGTTCAGGCCGGTTCAATGCTTAGTTACCTGATTGGTATGGTCATCGCCTTTGGCGCGGCATTTACCATTTCATTACTGCTGAAATATAAAACGGATAGCGAATAA
- a CDS encoding bactofilin family protein — protein MRNYNLLWGLWAVWALLVLLWLVDIYLDLPALFYGKALAAMLGMGLMAVFYKLKRDKPMFSFEKNKKSIEKQQEISEINNPAELINSVSPVRVKKDTFISQEAQITGKVKTEGNITVEGHVVGDLFCENTIKVEHSGSVKGEMKSQRIIIDGHVEGRIEAGAVSILAQGKMVGDIFSDELSIEKGGVFIGQSNTLQQESQGQEKLGYVDKTEQEDIVTMAGNTPLA, from the coding sequence GTGCGTAATTACAATCTGTTATGGGGGCTATGGGCGGTATGGGCCTTATTGGTGCTGCTCTGGCTGGTTGATATCTATCTGGATTTACCCGCTCTGTTTTATGGGAAGGCATTGGCCGCCATGTTGGGAATGGGGCTAATGGCGGTTTTTTATAAACTTAAAAGGGACAAGCCGATGTTTTCATTTGAAAAAAACAAAAAATCCATCGAAAAGCAACAAGAGATTAGTGAAATAAACAACCCGGCGGAGTTGATTAATTCAGTAAGCCCTGTGCGAGTGAAAAAAGACACTTTTATTTCTCAGGAGGCGCAGATAACCGGCAAGGTGAAGACGGAGGGAAATATCACCGTTGAAGGTCATGTCGTCGGCGATCTGTTTTGCGAAAATACCATTAAAGTGGAGCACTCCGGCAGCGTTAAAGGTGAAATGAAATCGCAGCGGATTATTATTGATGGTCATGTTGAAGGCCGTATTGAGGCCGGCGCGGTATCCATACTGGCGCAGGGAAAGATGGTCGGGGATATCTTTTCTGATGAGCTCTCTATTGAGAAAGGCGGCGTCTTCATCGGCCAGTCGAATACGTTGCAACAGGAGTCGCAGGGTCAGGAAAAGCTGGGTTATGTGGATAAGACCGAACAGGAAGATATTGTGACGATGGCGGGAAACACGCCGCTGGCGTAA